One stretch of Bacteroidota bacterium DNA includes these proteins:
- a CDS encoding energy transducer TonB codes for MVRSQRELQTGWIVSLFFHIAVAVILFYSRFQQYIPEPQFVEMTWGDISSLQAPIPEIPSEQTAAKEEVQQADQTDNSVALPSRKYLDLPDEVISVKQNKKNVSADIPSNTGRSGKISAQEQRSNVVSSGLGARDNIAGKSTSTSNMKVATPFGVGNEAGGLGDNVAYAVQWAGGGNRKLLSGDAPAYPPNVNISAQIKLRVRVQPDGTVRSVTPAQKGDTRLENVTISKVKLWKFEPLLSAQPQIEQDCTITFNFTLK; via the coding sequence ATGGTCCGTTCTCAACGAGAATTGCAAACAGGGTGGATTGTTTCTCTTTTTTTTCACATCGCTGTCGCTGTCATCCTTTTTTATTCCCGGTTCCAGCAGTATATTCCGGAACCCCAATTTGTGGAAATGACGTGGGGAGATATTTCCTCATTGCAGGCACCCATACCGGAAATTCCATCGGAACAAACTGCGGCGAAAGAGGAAGTGCAGCAAGCTGATCAGACTGATAACTCTGTTGCGCTTCCCTCGCGAAAATATCTTGATCTTCCTGATGAAGTTATTTCGGTAAAGCAAAATAAAAAAAATGTTAGTGCGGATATTCCTTCGAACACCGGTCGAAGCGGAAAAATTTCGGCGCAAGAACAACGCAGCAATGTTGTTTCCAGCGGACTTGGTGCACGAGATAACATTGCCGGAAAGTCTACCAGTACATCGAATATGAAGGTTGCAACTCCTTTTGGTGTCGGAAATGAGGCAGGGGGATTAGGTGATAATGTTGCGTACGCCGTTCAATGGGCAGGAGGCGGAAATAGAAAATTATTGAGTGGTGATGCTCCGGCATATCCACCGAATGTCAACATTTCTGCACAAATTAAATTACGGGTAAGAGTTCAACCAGATGGAACAGTGCGGTCTGTTACACCGGCTCAAAAAGGGGATACGCGATTGGAGAATGTTACGATCAGTAAAGTGAAGTTATGGAAGTTTGAACCGCTGCTGAGTGCTCAACCTCAAATAGAACAGGATTGCACGATTACATTTAATTTTACGTTGAAATAG
- a CDS encoding undecaprenyl-phosphate glucose phosphotransferase — protein sequence MNKPRRNDLLIPFLTLFLDIAAFESAFLLSYWFRFFSPLTEYFEITLGVPPIESYITASFIFIPIFLLVFQTRKLYGARRNTHLSDEFFVLVRLITVSMMIMMSVSFFYREFSFSRGVFILLWLISISTVTFGRLLVLRFEQWLYRRRKELKSIVIVGKNKTAEQLYQLFTHHLGLGYEVLGYYAESSVDVSSKLSPCRYLGSMKKLSDDIIPLRIQSAIVALSHHEQENLLDVLRNTEGKNIEFMMVPDMLELMTSRIRIQEIGGIPFLTVKDIPMSTWNRILKRTFDIVFSGCALIVAFPVMALIAFVIRVTSKGPIFYIQERIGLDGIIFPLIKFRSMRIDAEKYTGPVRNKKDDNRATLIGRILRRTSLDELPQLFNVLFGQMSIVGPRPERPFFVEQFKVNIPKYLERHRVKTGMTGWAQVNGMRGDSSIEERTKFDIYYVENWSLVLDVKIILKTIRAVIFAKDAY from the coding sequence ATGAACAAACCGCGCCGTAACGATCTCTTGATCCCGTTTCTTACGTTATTTTTAGACATTGCAGCATTCGAATCGGCATTTCTTCTTTCTTATTGGTTTCGGTTCTTTTCACCTTTAACGGAATATTTTGAAATCACGCTCGGCGTGCCACCAATCGAAAGCTATATTACCGCGTCATTCATTTTCATTCCAATATTTCTCCTTGTATTTCAAACTCGAAAACTTTACGGAGCGCGACGGAACACGCACCTCAGCGATGAATTCTTTGTTCTTGTCAGACTCATCACTGTTAGTATGATGATTATGATGAGTGTTTCATTCTTCTATCGTGAATTTTCTTTTTCACGAGGTGTGTTTATCCTTCTCTGGCTCATTTCCATTTCGACAGTCACCTTCGGCAGATTACTGGTGCTCCGGTTTGAACAATGGTTATACCGGAGAAGAAAAGAATTGAAATCGATTGTGATCGTCGGGAAAAATAAAACAGCCGAACAACTCTATCAACTCTTCACTCATCATCTTGGTTTAGGGTACGAAGTGCTCGGCTATTATGCAGAATCATCGGTTGATGTATCATCGAAGCTTTCCCCATGTCGATATCTTGGTTCCATGAAAAAATTAAGTGACGATATTATCCCGTTACGAATTCAAAGCGCCATTGTAGCTCTGTCCCATCACGAACAGGAAAATTTGCTCGACGTATTACGCAATACGGAAGGAAAAAATATTGAGTTTATGATGGTTCCAGATATGCTTGAATTGATGACAAGTCGAATCCGTATACAAGAAATCGGAGGAATACCTTTCCTTACTGTTAAGGATATTCCTATGTCCACATGGAACAGAATCCTCAAACGCACATTTGATATTGTATTTTCAGGTTGCGCATTGATTGTTGCGTTTCCCGTCATGGCGCTTATCGCTTTTGTGATCAGGGTAACCTCGAAAGGACCTATTTTCTACATCCAAGAGCGAATTGGATTAGATGGAATCATATTCCCACTGATTAAATTTCGATCGATGAGAATTGATGCGGAAAAATATACCGGGCCTGTGCGAAATAAAAAAGATGATAACCGAGCAACACTTATCGGAAGAATCCTTCGGCGAACAAGTTTGGACGAATTACCGCAATTATTTAATGTGTTATTTGGGCAGATGAGCATAGTAGGACCGAGACCTGAACGACCATTCTTTGTTGAACAGTTCAAAGTAAATATTCCAAAGTATCTTGAACGCCATCGCGTGAAAACGGGAATGACAGGGTGGGCGCAGGTGAACGGTATGCGCGGCGATTCTTCGATAGAAGAGAGAACGAAATTCGATATCTATTATGTAGAAAATTGGTCGCTTGTGCTCGACGTAAAAATTATTTTGAAAACCATTCGTGCAGTAATTTTTGCTAAAGATGCCTATTAG
- the tkt gene encoding transketolase — protein sequence MSSAQLDQLCINTIRTLAMDGVQKAKSGHPGMPMGAASMAYVVWTKFLKHNPTHPQWMNRDRFVLSAGHGSMLLYSLLHLTGYDLSLDDLQKFRQLGSKTPGHPEYGHTAGVETTTGPLGQGFANGIGMAMAQKYLAATFNRPNFSIVDYFIYAICGDGDLMEGIASEAASLAGHLKLGNLIYLYDDNSISIDGSTGLAFTEDVGARFEAYGWHVQTVHDGNNLEKIETAIRHAQQVTDKPSLIKVKTHIGYGSPNKQDSHDAHGSPLGDDEIKLTKKNYGWDENKTFFIPDEALKQFRMSVEEGKKREGEWKTLFAEYKNTHPELAVTFENSINSNYGEAWKKALPVFTSENGTLATREASGKVLAAIAEHLPTLIGGSADLTPSNNTYVKGMENFQPANYGGRYVRYGVREHAMGSLMNGIALTNGMIPYGGTFLIFSEYMRPPIRLAALMGIRPIYVFTHDSIGLGEDGPTHQPVEQLASLRSIPNITVLRPADANETAQAWKIAIEHTSGPVVLALTRQKLPFIDRTKFAPAERTAKGAYILAENSSTPEIILIGTGSELQFVLGAYEQLVEDGVLARIVSMPSWELFERQPKEYRESVFPPSVTKRLAVEAGVELGWHKYASNNVTINTFGQSAPYEALYKHYGFTTENVLAKAKAMLK from the coding sequence ACAAAATTTTTGAAACATAATCCTACTCATCCTCAATGGATGAATCGGGACAGATTTGTTCTTTCTGCCGGACATGGTTCCATGCTGCTATATTCACTTCTTCACCTTACCGGATATGATCTGTCGCTTGATGATCTTCAAAAATTTCGGCAGTTAGGGAGCAAGACTCCCGGTCATCCTGAGTATGGACATACTGCCGGAGTTGAAACGACAACAGGACCGCTCGGTCAAGGATTTGCCAACGGAATCGGTATGGCAATGGCGCAAAAATACCTGGCAGCAACATTTAACAGGCCGAATTTTTCGATTGTAGATTATTTTATTTATGCAATATGCGGTGACGGTGATTTGATGGAGGGGATTGCGTCAGAAGCTGCTTCACTTGCAGGTCACTTAAAACTGGGCAATCTCATTTATTTGTATGACGACAACAGCATTAGTATAGATGGAAGCACTGGATTAGCATTTACCGAGGATGTTGGAGCAAGGTTTGAAGCATATGGTTGGCACGTACAGACTGTTCATGATGGCAACAATCTCGAAAAAATTGAAACAGCTATTCGTCATGCACAGCAGGTAACGGATAAACCATCCTTGATAAAAGTAAAAACCCACATTGGTTATGGAAGTCCAAATAAACAGGACTCACATGATGCGCATGGTTCTCCATTGGGTGATGATGAAATAAAACTGACCAAGAAAAATTATGGTTGGGATGAGAATAAAACATTTTTTATTCCTGATGAAGCACTTAAGCAATTTCGAATGTCTGTTGAGGAAGGGAAAAAGCGGGAAGGTGAATGGAAAACACTTTTTGCTGAATATAAAAACACACATCCGGAGCTAGCCGTTACCTTTGAAAATTCCATCAACAGTAATTACGGTGAGGCATGGAAAAAAGCATTACCAGTATTCACTTCTGAGAATGGAACGCTTGCAACTCGCGAAGCTTCGGGAAAAGTTCTTGCGGCGATAGCAGAGCATTTACCGACGCTAATCGGTGGTTCAGCAGATTTAACACCATCGAACAATACGTATGTAAAAGGGATGGAAAATTTTCAACCAGCAAATTACGGAGGGAGATACGTTCGATACGGAGTTCGTGAACACGCGATGGGTTCATTGATGAATGGTATTGCACTGACGAATGGCATGATTCCGTATGGCGGAACATTCCTTATCTTTTCAGAATATATGCGACCTCCGATCCGTCTTGCAGCGTTGATGGGAATTCGTCCGATCTATGTTTTTACGCATGACAGCATCGGGCTCGGCGAAGATGGACCGACACATCAACCGGTAGAGCAGCTCGCGTCACTTCGTTCAATTCCAAATATTACCGTCCTTCGTCCCGCGGATGCAAATGAAACGGCACAGGCATGGAAAATTGCAATTGAACATACTTCGGGTCCCGTCGTGCTTGCATTAACAAGACAGAAACTGCCGTTCATCGACAGGACGAAATTCGCTCCCGCCGAACGTACAGCGAAGGGAGCATATATTCTCGCAGAGAATTCTTCAACGCCGGAAATTATTTTGATTGGTACGGGTTCAGAACTTCAATTTGTTCTTGGTGCGTACGAACAATTGGTGGAGGATGGAGTGTTAGCCAGAATCGTCAGTATGCCCTCATGGGAGTTGTTTGAACGACAACCAAAAGAATACCGTGAATCGGTTTTTCCGCCATCGGTAACAAAACGACTCGCAGTTGAAGCGGGTGTTGAACTTGGTTGGCACAAATATGCATCCAATAATGTCACCATCAATACATTCGGACAGTCAGCCCCCTATGAAGCGTTATATAAACATTACGGATTTACGACAGAAAACGTTCTAGCAAAAGCGAAAGCGATGTTGAAATAA
- a CDS encoding biopolymer transporter ExbD — protein MKFERKHKIEPNFNYASLTDIVLQLLIFFLITSSFVSSPGIQVQLPKAQTSETQTDRQTVLTITTSGRLYINSEEVTTETLGQKLIPILDQNRSQVIIVRADREVSLQKAVEVIDLAKGVGAQRFLIATEPVEGN, from the coding sequence ATGAAATTTGAGCGAAAACATAAGATCGAACCGAACTTCAACTATGCATCCTTGACGGATATCGTTCTGCAATTGTTGATTTTTTTTCTCATTACCTCGTCGTTTGTATCGTCTCCGGGAATTCAGGTACAATTGCCTAAGGCGCAGACAAGTGAAACGCAGACGGATCGCCAAACCGTTCTTACCATTACAACCTCGGGAAGATTATACATTAATTCGGAGGAGGTCACTACTGAGACGCTTGGTCAGAAGCTAATACCTATCCTCGACCAAAATCGTTCACAAGTGATCATTGTCCGTGCCGATAGAGAAGTGAGTCTGCAAAAAGCTGTAGAAGTAATTGACCTTGCCAAAGGTGTCGGAGCCCAGAGATTTTTGATTGCCACAGAGCCTGTTGAAGGAAATTAA
- a CDS encoding MotA/TolQ/ExbB proton channel family protein — MNLLELFLKGGLVMWPILLCSLITVAVIIEKYIMLSRSNVDPKQLMTKIRSALSRNDVVSAVDACSKVKAPVSNILKHGVLNYKYGHQAVKEAIELAGKEEIFHLEKRLSVLANMAGTAPMLGFLGTVTGMIAVFHTIEQLSGNVNPSILAAGIWEAMLTTAFGLIVGIPALYFYNYFVAKVNRFVFEIENSAEEFLSLMKTGQFEEDGTLSEKKTDKKSGPTRTVFADDEYFEPKDE; from the coding sequence ATGAATCTGTTAGAACTTTTTTTGAAGGGCGGATTGGTGATGTGGCCGATTTTGTTGTGTTCGCTCATCACAGTCGCGGTGATCATCGAAAAATATATCATGCTGTCTCGGTCGAATGTTGATCCGAAACAATTAATGACAAAAATTCGGAGTGCGCTGTCGCGTAATGATGTTGTGAGTGCCGTCGATGCATGTTCCAAAGTGAAAGCACCTGTTTCGAATATTCTTAAGCATGGTGTCTTGAATTATAAGTACGGACATCAGGCGGTGAAAGAAGCGATTGAACTAGCAGGGAAAGAAGAGATTTTCCATCTCGAAAAAAGACTTTCGGTTCTGGCAAATATGGCGGGAACTGCGCCAATGTTAGGATTTCTAGGAACAGTAACAGGTATGATCGCCGTTTTTCATACCATTGAACAGCTTAGTGGAAATGTCAATCCGAGTATTTTAGCAGCAGGAATTTGGGAAGCGATGTTAACAACTGCGTTTGGATTAATCGTCGGAATACCAGCGCTCTATTTCTATAATTATTTTGTTGCAAAGGTAAATCGGTTTGTATTCGAAATTGAAAATAGCGCAGAAGAATTCCTTTCATTGATGAAGACAGGTCAATTTGAAGAGGATGGAACATTATCGGAGAAAAAAACGGATAAAAAATCCGGACCAACCCGCACGGTTTTTGCTGATGATGAATATTTTGAACCGAAAGATGAATAA
- a CDS encoding tetratricopeptide repeat protein: MKRLFLFTFVLLFVGILHSQQPSGELQEEQDYAFAYGLFDDKLYQLSFEQFKKFIDQYPNSVKRPDAIFLSGESQFRLNQYQSAISIFKNFTHDYPKHKLRLDALFRLGEMNYALTAYKEALPYYKEAYEKFPLNDQAGEAAYWVGECLLKLNDISNAQIYFRVSYERYPKHRLVDYALYSIGWTYERKKEYSKAIEVYQKLLTEKKESDLFSATTVRIGECYFQSRDYKKCIEYLTQTQVTLTDSTEVQRSEYLIGESYYSLADYPKAKERYADFLKKYSKSVIYRDVKYSYAWTFLNLKEYELAAQFFGELAFGNDAIAHKSMFRKGRSLQLNGNVDSALFTYLSTVLARPTGEFSDNALYESGMIYFENKDYDKALESFQQITSKFKQSDVIADAHRMVGETYLAQKKFDSALTAFRAAGKVETGNASLKSDAQFQEAWALYKMKKFSDAAKLFEQYARRNTKQPQNAEANFWAAESYFQIGKFLESERYYAESIANLPPGKQIDAHYGLAWSYLKQGKFLPAANTFEKVVESDSTKKYTQDAQLRTADSYYAAKMYDKASEAYRGYIKSNPSATNNDYALFQVGNAEYRFNNDKEGIARFTELISKYTKSQYVDDAQYGIGLIHFQNKRYQQAITEFEKLIKSFPKSEMASRSQYSIADAYYNLENYPEAIAAYSEVVKNYENSPLASDAVNGMQYCFVLLGKPLDAISVIDDFVKMNPNVRLADELYFKKGDLYFGQKQYDSAIVAYKDFLGRFSKSKLLGDAYFWLGKSYQNLGNGQSALESFKTSADNYPTSRVASAALFEIGGLSSQRGKPDVALSAYAKIEEEYPHSNEASEASYQQALVLKGTGQLTAAVKKFEETFAKYAKTTAADRSKLALGWLNVESEQYSKAIEYFKSVAVNRTDEIAAEAQYAVGITYQTQKNFTEAIVNYLRVRYVFPAAVQWIGRSYFNLGECYEKTNQIQKAKDAFNFVVKQNKVADLVPAAEKKLKSLEQL, from the coding sequence GTGAAGAGATTATTTTTATTTACGTTTGTTCTGCTTTTTGTTGGAATTTTACACTCGCAACAGCCGTCCGGTGAGCTACAGGAAGAGCAGGATTATGCATTTGCTTATGGACTATTTGATGATAAGCTTTATCAGTTATCATTCGAACAGTTCAAAAAATTTATTGATCAATATCCAAATAGCGTAAAAAGACCCGACGCTATTTTCCTTTCCGGCGAATCGCAGTTTCGGTTGAACCAGTATCAATCTGCTATCTCCATCTTCAAGAATTTCACTCACGATTATCCGAAACACAAACTTCGCCTTGATGCGTTATTTCGCCTTGGTGAGATGAACTATGCGTTGACAGCATATAAAGAGGCGCTTCCATATTATAAAGAAGCATATGAAAAATTCCCTCTTAATGACCAAGCCGGTGAGGCGGCATATTGGGTTGGAGAATGTCTTCTTAAATTAAACGACATTTCCAACGCTCAAATCTACTTTAGAGTCAGTTATGAACGGTATCCAAAACACCGATTAGTGGATTATGCACTGTATTCAATCGGATGGACATACGAACGAAAAAAGGAGTATTCCAAAGCGATTGAAGTGTATCAAAAATTATTGACGGAAAAAAAGGAGAGTGATCTCTTCTCCGCAACAACAGTCCGCATTGGGGAATGTTATTTCCAGTCACGTGATTACAAAAAATGCATTGAATATCTCACGCAGACGCAGGTAACATTAACAGATTCCACAGAAGTGCAGCGGAGTGAGTATCTTATTGGCGAATCGTATTACAGTCTTGCCGATTATCCAAAAGCGAAAGAACGGTATGCTGATTTCTTAAAAAAATATTCTAAGAGCGTCATTTATCGAGATGTTAAATATTCGTATGCCTGGACATTCCTGAATTTAAAGGAATATGAACTGGCAGCACAATTCTTTGGCGAGCTTGCATTCGGTAATGATGCCATCGCCCATAAATCAATGTTTCGAAAAGGGCGATCGCTTCAATTAAACGGCAATGTGGACAGCGCTCTTTTCACCTACCTCTCGACTGTTTTGGCCCGTCCTACCGGAGAATTTTCCGACAATGCGTTGTATGAATCCGGAATGATCTATTTTGAGAATAAAGATTACGACAAAGCGCTTGAATCATTTCAACAGATCACTTCAAAATTTAAACAGAGCGACGTTATTGCTGACGCGCATCGAATGGTTGGGGAGACGTACCTGGCGCAGAAAAAATTTGACAGTGCGCTGACGGCATTCCGAGCAGCCGGAAAAGTTGAAACGGGAAATGCTTCGTTGAAAAGCGATGCTCAATTTCAGGAGGCATGGGCGTTGTATAAGATGAAGAAGTTTTCTGATGCTGCAAAATTGTTTGAGCAGTACGCACGTCGAAACACGAAACAACCCCAGAATGCTGAAGCGAATTTCTGGGCTGCAGAATCGTACTTTCAGATTGGGAAATTTTTGGAATCAGAACGCTATTATGCGGAATCAATTGCCAATCTTCCTCCTGGTAAACAGATTGATGCTCACTACGGTTTAGCATGGTCGTACCTTAAGCAAGGTAAATTCCTTCCCGCAGCAAATACTTTTGAAAAGGTCGTTGAAAGCGATTCAACAAAAAAATATACGCAGGATGCTCAGCTTCGGACCGCTGATAGTTATTATGCCGCAAAGATGTACGACAAAGCAAGTGAAGCCTATCGCGGATATATCAAATCGAATCCTTCGGCGACAAACAATGATTATGCACTATTCCAGGTAGGGAATGCCGAATATCGATTTAATAATGATAAAGAAGGCATCGCCCGATTCACGGAACTCATCTCAAAATATACAAAGTCGCAGTACGTTGATGATGCACAATACGGGATCGGTCTGATTCATTTCCAAAATAAGCGGTATCAGCAAGCGATCACGGAATTTGAAAAATTGATTAAAAGTTTTCCAAAAAGTGAAATGGCATCCCGTTCACAATACAGTATTGCCGACGCATATTACAATCTTGAAAATTACCCAGAAGCCATCGCAGCATACAGCGAAGTGGTGAAAAATTACGAAAATTCACCGCTGGCGAGCGATGCCGTCAATGGTATGCAATATTGCTTTGTTTTATTGGGAAAACCGCTCGATGCAATCTCTGTGATTGATGATTTTGTAAAAATGAATCCGAATGTTCGTTTGGCTGATGAGCTCTATTTTAAGAAAGGTGACCTCTACTTCGGTCAAAAGCAATATGACAGTGCGATTGTCGCATACAAAGATTTCCTTGGTCGATTCTCAAAGAGTAAACTTCTCGGCGATGCATATTTTTGGCTTGGAAAATCATATCAAAATCTGGGGAACGGACAATCTGCGCTTGAATCGTTTAAAACATCTGCCGATAACTATCCGACAAGCAGAGTGGCAAGTGCGGCGTTATTTGAGATCGGCGGACTGTCATCACAGCGAGGAAAACCGGATGTTGCTTTAAGTGCTTATGCGAAGATTGAAGAGGAATATCCACATTCTAATGAAGCATCCGAAGCTTCGTATCAGCAGGCATTGGTATTGAAAGGGACGGGTCAACTGACTGCGGCTGTGAAAAAGTTTGAAGAGACTTTCGCGAAGTATGCAAAGACCACTGCTGCGGATAGAAGCAAACTTGCGCTTGGATGGTTGAATGTAGAATCCGAACAATATTCGAAAGCGATCGAATATTTTAAATCGGTTGCAGTCAATCGTACAGATGAGATCGCCGCAGAGGCCCAATATGCCGTGGGCATTACATATCAAACACAGAAAAATTTCACGGAAGCAATTGTAAACTATCTGCGCGTGCGTTATGTGTTTCCCGCTGCCGTACAGTGGATCGGACGTTCGTATTTTAATCTTGGCGAGTGCTATGAAAAAACGAACCAAATTCAAAAGGCAAAAGATGCATTTAATTTTGTGGTGAAACAGAATAAAGTTGCAGATCTTGTTCCGGCGGCGGAGAAAAAATTGAAATCATTGGAGCAGTTGTGA
- a CDS encoding SPOR domain-containing protein, which translates to MPNLNVKGDAPKTAGSSLSGGGGGIPKIVIIIVGTIVALAAIAIILNTTGIVKLWGKKKPAPQVVALPTENYEPVTQDTSQVAEEQVAATETPAPALEENLTKVESTARTPSNKTSSSKQIVRGTGMFTVQISSWPVIEKARTQSEIFTDAGFDAFVEPLGNYYRVCVGRFETKADAKAQLEKMEHMLESRPVIAKVGK; encoded by the coding sequence ATGCCAAACTTAAATGTAAAAGGTGATGCACCTAAAACAGCCGGATCATCGTTATCGGGGGGCGGAGGAGGGATTCCAAAGATCGTTATTATCATCGTCGGCACAATTGTCGCACTCGCCGCAATAGCAATTATTTTGAATACCACTGGAATTGTAAAATTGTGGGGTAAGAAAAAGCCGGCGCCGCAAGTTGTAGCCTTGCCTACGGAAAATTATGAACCGGTTACTCAGGATACTTCCCAGGTAGCAGAAGAACAAGTGGCAGCAACGGAAACTCCTGCCCCGGCATTGGAAGAAAATCTGACGAAAGTTGAATCGACTGCTCGTACACCATCAAATAAAACTTCATCGTCGAAACAAATCGTTCGCGGCACAGGAATGTTTACTGTGCAGATTTCGTCTTGGCCTGTTATAGAAAAAGCGCGCACACAGTCAGAAATATTCACTGATGCTGGATTTGATGCATTCGTGGAACCGTTGGGCAATTACTACCGGGTCTGTGTTGGACGATTTGAAACAAAAGCAGATGCGAAAGCACAATTGGAAAAGATGGAGCATATGCTCGAATCCCGTCCAGTGATTGCTAAAGTCGGCAAATAA
- a CDS encoding alkaline phosphatase family protein codes for MRKILFMFCIVSFFAVAKSPTPKLVVFLSVDQLRPDYFERYGHLFTGGFKRLYTQGIVYTNADLNYASSETGPGHATLGTGCYPGKNGILGNEWIDPNTKKTIYCVEDSLAKKVEGNGGGFSPRNLVVSAIGDWLKEKSKKSKVVSVSAKDRAAILMGGMKADFVFWYGKKNGAMVTSDYYMTSLPDWAKKFNASGWIDKNVPDAWTKSLPESIYTVIGPDEFVAEQQWGDNSSFPHLFTPEKKSEQIMGTPYGDFFLIDFALTAIKAEQLGKRGMTDVLCMSLSNCDYVGHGYGPDSHELLDLLVNTDKALGKFFEELDNSVGKENYIVALSADHAVCPLPEYSVQYRNIPAKRYIYATDIKPKLDSLSSLLKYELNTSEDVIIKNSFINYTLATKDGWDSLNLEREITKGLLAIDAFVDVYFRHELIGNVPSDKPFIQKYRNSYYAPRGEDFQYRIREHCIISSRSNGTTHGSPYSYDTHIPLIFWWNSAVPQKISREVHSADAAPTLAKFAGFSFPKNLDGIPLREVVK; via the coding sequence ATGAGAAAAATTTTGTTCATGTTTTGCATTGTGTCATTTTTTGCTGTTGCAAAATCACCTACTCCAAAACTTGTTGTCTTTCTTTCCGTTGACCAATTACGCCCTGATTATTTTGAACGATATGGTCATTTATTTACCGGTGGATTTAAGAGATTGTATACACAGGGAATTGTGTATACCAATGCCGATCTGAATTATGCATCGAGTGAAACCGGTCCCGGTCATGCAACGCTTGGCACTGGATGTTATCCCGGAAAAAACGGAATTCTGGGCAATGAGTGGATCGATCCTAACACAAAAAAAACTATTTACTGCGTTGAAGATTCGTTGGCAAAAAAAGTAGAGGGGAATGGAGGTGGATTTTCACCTCGCAATTTGGTCGTTTCCGCTATTGGTGATTGGTTGAAAGAAAAATCAAAAAAATCAAAAGTGGTTTCTGTATCGGCGAAAGACCGAGCTGCCATTTTAATGGGGGGGATGAAAGCGGATTTTGTTTTTTGGTACGGGAAAAAGAACGGCGCCATGGTGACCTCGGATTATTATATGACATCGCTTCCTGACTGGGCTAAGAAGTTCAATGCTTCTGGCTGGATCGACAAAAATGTACCCGATGCATGGACAAAAAGTCTACCGGAATCAATTTATACCGTAATCGGTCCCGACGAATTTGTTGCAGAACAGCAATGGGGTGATAATTCATCCTTTCCCCATCTGTTCACCCCGGAAAAAAAATCGGAACAAATAATGGGCACGCCATATGGGGATTTCTTTTTGATTGATTTCGCCCTTACGGCAATCAAAGCAGAACAACTCGGTAAACGGGGAATGACAGATGTGCTTTGTATGTCATTATCCAACTGTGATTATGTGGGGCATGGATATGGACCGGATAGTCATGAGTTATTGGATTTGCTAGTGAATACGGATAAAGCGTTAGGAAAATTCTTTGAAGAATTGGATAACAGTGTCGGAAAAGAGAACTATATCGTCGCATTGAGCGCTGATCATGCTGTTTGCCCTCTTCCCGAATATTCGGTTCAGTACAGAAATATTCCCGCAAAACGGTATATCTACGCAACCGATATAAAGCCGAAACTTGATTCACTCTCTTCATTATTAAAATACGAGCTGAATACTTCGGAAGATGTTATTATCAAAAATAGTTTTATTAATTATACATTGGCAACAAAAGATGGCTGGGACAGTTTGAATCTCGAACGTGAAATTACCAAAGGATTGCTTGCGATTGATGCATTCGTTGATGTTTATTTCCGTCACGAGTTGATTGGTAATGTTCCGTCAGACAAGCCCTTCATTCAAAAATATCGAAACAGCTATTACGCACCTCGGGGTGAAGATTTCCAGTATCGGATTCGGGAACATTGCATTATTTCGTCCCGTTCAAACGGAACGACGCATGGCTCTCCGTATTCATATGATACGCATATTCCATTGATTTTTTGGTGGAATAGTGCAGTTCCTCAAAAGATTTCCCGCGAAGTTCACTCTGCCGATGCAGCTCCGACGCTTGCTAAGTTTGCCGGATTTTCATTTCCTAAAAACTTGGATGGGATTCCATTAAGGGAAGTAGTGAAATAA
- a CDS encoding DUF1761 family protein, with product MPFQISLNIPAIISSAFICFSLLALWFSPALFGNVIRKYRQHRENNITLGKFASQFVFVMLFTMVMEVVVDSIGSVGMSQGVYVGVAVWLLISLIHLSVAFRFDKNSMLIKSIYSGYFLVTSVISAALLSMWR from the coding sequence ATGCCATTTCAGATATCCCTCAATATCCCGGCAATCATCAGTTCAGCATTCATTTGTTTTTCATTGCTGGCACTCTGGTTTTCACCCGCATTGTTTGGAAATGTTATCCGGAAATATCGCCAGCATCGTGAAAACAATATTACACTTGGCAAGTTTGCATCGCAATTTGTTTTCGTTATGTTGTTTACGATGGTCATGGAAGTAGTTGTCGATTCTATAGGTTCTGTCGGAATGAGTCAAGGGGTATATGTTGGTGTTGCAGTGTGGCTTCTTATTTCGCTAATCCATTTATCAGTGGCGTTCCGTTTCGATAAGAATTCTATGCTAATTAAGAGCATCTATTCAGGTTATTTTCTTGTAACATCGGTCATTTCGGCCGCGCTGCTTTCCATGTGGAGATAA